The segment gtgatattacgtcggagtatgcctgactaaTTTCGATCCCACaaggggcccttagtcataagctgctccgtgcatcgcggcacgatccaaacaatTGAAAATTCACGTATTTTTActcaaattttaataacaataagtaaCGACAGTGGAGTGCAGTTCATACATGCACTAAAGTACTGCATAGCcgaagagttgtcttcttagtgcttattaaatacagatttttctagtttgcttaattttattactagtgcatagtgcataccctgatcgacaaccgtATGCACGGCACTGAGTAACGATAGTAACAACTGACAAGTTCGACAAGGTcacactcagcatgtgctatgCTAGTggtggatgcaccagcgcagcgctggtcatCCGTGGAGCCATGTATGCATGTATAGATTTAcagttccagtacgatgtcgtgtagaaactgaatggggtgtgcattttcatcctccgcctaacaagttagcttacttccatcttagatggcatcatcactagtcgagggctaacttgtaaagaataaaaaaacttagatctatactacagccgttcttgatgagtactgtttacaaaacaaacaaattaaaaatgagggtataagtcactagtcatttcacacctaataataattataattaacttgtacataaattaatgaaaataaatttgattaataagctttgcatgcgttttctaccttcatttctaatttctttattggtgtactcatcaagaaaggctgtagtataagtattattattattttataatttgccatatatatttttttaatatgaccaatattcccattcccctctaatTAGTCagtaaagactgtgttaggataGACCAAcagagcggggatcgaaccaccatccctcggtgatgagtgcggccgcttttaccgttgagctattgaggcttattatatgtatatattgaGGCCTATTATATCTTATCATATTTCAGATTGTTGTCAAAAGGCACCATAAAGACATAAAGTACGCAGTTGGCATGATATGTTTTCacaaattgtataattatacCTGCATAATCCGGGGGTGGGAAGTGAACGGTCACAACTTGTTATTACAAGGGGTGGACAGTTCTCGGAATCTGCAACAACCCTTCTATTGCGTGTTGGCGGGCGATCAGTCTGAGAGATATGTAGCACAGGGTGAGTAttgtcatcaccatcatcaaccAATTCTATTGGACTTATACAAGGCCAGTGTTCTCTTATGCTTAAAGGAACTCAACTCAAATTAAAACATCTTACGTacgttaagtcactgtcatatttattttaagcgagcattttcatttgttttgtgagaaatctttaccctttatttggccctcaacaaattttgatacagggccttcTACGGCACGCTATGCCACtgatttatataaatgataaaaaagcttggtgctGAACTGCATTATACgattgtgtgcttagttttagataagtttgtataatggtggtaaacaaattttaagttttcgacttattatgacataacttgacgtatcaaaagtgtttgtaaactaagccaaaGGGCCTTATCATAGCGGTTCGCCAAGTGGAGCAGGCGCGCAGCGAAGACGTGGCGGATTCGCAACGTTTTCGTCGCGGTTTTTAGCGAATTAACGACgtacagtaggtacattaagaaaaaacatgtgccgtaatgtaatggaCATACGTCTAAAAacgaaatttacttttttaaatcttagcaaagagtttttatttcagaaaagtgctcaacattttatgaataaaattattaaaaaactttgtgagataaaatataataaaaaggctttctttaattttaataattttgaagataaatgtcaaccatttatctgtatcagaaacacaaaaatattcatttactttattagtaatactggctgttttggtgcatttatctaaaaaaaacaatcagtggtgtgcgcacttcgttatctgtgcaaaaattacaagcgtatcaaaatgtcatcctatgaaaaacaggcaaagatgcaaattcgtttttagaaagtgtgttcaaagtgtgtttccccgcaaatgtgttataaaacgtcataTGACATACGTgggctttgataattacagcctctgcttccttacaatatcgcctcggctgtaattttcaacttaccgcacctatatcataatgtactttTAGCTCGTTAAGATGATGGGCCTAAGATTTGAAAAGATCGTAAATTTTGCCTACGATTTCGATTACTCGATCGTATATCGTACAGACAGTACAACATTGCGCACCCGTAACCTATACGTTGCGAGCCCTCTCCGCTTTGCAATCCACTAGTGTGATAGTtctgtaattgaaataaatcaaaGAATTTCAGAAGATTATAGCCTACGCTGCAACATGCTTGTGtcgtgcctattcactcttgacttgaagatgcCCATTGTAGCTCATAGAAAACTGGAAGGTACACATCTTGACAGTGCTAATAAGGAATGAGAGTTTTGATTCCTCAGTCCCAGCTTAGTACACATCAAAATGACATTGTTGACTATGTTAGACTACTATGATGGATGCCTTTTAAGTGTTAAGCATAAACCTCTATAATTCtattagttactagcggacgcccgcgacttcgtccgcgcgaaaCCCTActgctaccctaccctactcccactctatagttataccatacaggggatgagtagggactcaaGTACACACACAGACCAATACTGATGCATAAtcatgcttttttttaaattcttgtctGCCGGTCTATCTTTCTGACTGTCCGGGTTAACTTcaggaacggctgaaccgattataATGGCACTTTCATTGTAAGATAAAGGTtctggagcaacatataggctatttttaattCCGAAAAAGTATatagttctcgcgggatttatgaaaaacagaatttcacgcgtacgatgTCGcaggtccgctagttttaatatataatttttaatcatgTCAATACTATGAGGtagattaaatttaataagttgTATTTTCAGAAAACCTACAGAAGCTCTTAGTGCCATATCGTATCAAGAACTTGGAAGACACTTTAGCAAAAGAGTTTACCCATTTTGATGGATTCGCCTATCTCCCCAATGAGCAGAAATTGTTGGAATATCCAGATGAAGAACGTTACGTCGAAGCCTTTAGACAAACTTCACCTAAAGATATTTTACACCTTATCACTCCTTATTAAACAAACTAGTACAACTAGTAGGGGactcacagaatacataaaacaagcatatgcaggaagtcctcagaaacagctccgattttaatgattttttttaaagtcttgttttttatgttatttaaaatcagaaatgttttggtgcggggacgaaataatttatatttttaaaaaaatatttatgctatttatataataaataatttaaaaattctaccgacttcaaaaatacaaacgtaTGCAAAAAAAACtgtgaaatatgaaaatattataatattttctatctattcaTCACTTTAAAGACGGTGGCAATGGTCTAATTATGGTCTCATACAAAATTGAAGAAACAATTTCAACCCTAAGGGTAGAAAAATAGAAGATGATTGATGCTTTtcaaattaattgtaatgtaaagcgtaactttttactgagtggaccgattttgataattctttattttttataaagggtatattttgaagtaggtcccatataaatttgggtaaacaattccaatcctaaaGGTAAAAGAAAAAGAGGGTACGATTGATTgtcttaaaattaattgtacCATTGGCACCAGCTTCGaagtaaatagaaaatattataatgttttcttctgCTTAATAGTTATAATTAGTAGATATCCTATCTGACAGTTGCCAAATTATTCgcggaattaaaaatataaataaaatacctatttatgtaGAAAGTACAATTTGCTTGACAATGACTTATTCTTTAAACGGTTTAAAAAAACGTTTTGTAATCTGTAAGGATGTAttgtacgagtacctaccaatagtacctacctacctacttattcagTTATCGTGGCCATATGTTCAGTTATTGTTactgttattaatatattagtttTGAACTGgttgttgttttaataaaaaatccatcttgaacgaatatatttttgtactcTTAAtgggaaaatattgaaaaagctTACATGATCATCACAGTGACACAGTAGGAGAGGCTGATAGGCATTTAGGGATTACCTACAACTCAAATTCAAGTATTGGTAGTTTCTTTTACAGTTATTTTAACTTTACGGTTTTTAGACTTGCTTAATTTTTTACGATTTTAGATGTATTTAGTACCTACATCATACCAAAACATTCCAAAACATTTATTATGACGATTTATGGCTGaattatttacctactaatattgttgtatttaggtacctactgtaatttaggtgttcgagccttcgcttgatccacttacgagatttgtaatgtacaaataaatgatttctattctatttgagttgatgaaataaataatgatgatggtgttgATGAAGATGACGATAATGGCGACGACTATGATGCTAATTGATAAATAGAGCTTTCTATAATTACttctgatgtttattttttcctaacatatcaaaataaattattttaattatactttaaagttatttggatttattttatttaaattactaaatattcatttatgtaataaatttaggtgatattaattttcatattaagaatgattttttagtttggtttgatGAAATAAACAGCAGAAGAAAGGTTTGTGACAACTGAAATTTCAAAAGTGACTGACAAATGGAAccggaaatagaaatgtcagaattcCGCAGGATTACAGACTATATAGTAATTTATTTCCGCAACCAACACATGCATATGCATAATCTCGTACGTCCAGGGTTCCCAagttaggggttttccccccagatttagggggcaaataagtgaaatgggatttttttaggggtattttcagggattttttgactctttaatattcttaaattgatgatagtttgaatatttctttcttgacctagcgacttataacgatatataatacgttattatAACCActggcaactggcggcaattttcaccgaataaaaaaaaatgttaagtttattcattgtcaacatgtacctatgatttcaaaaaatctgaattttcagataaagacgtaatatttagtctgtattaaatatagactttttaaacatattacagcatattatttctaaattattatgaatttatatttttagggggacgactcaataattaaggcaattttaggggtttttgacacaaactttagggataaatattttggagagttggtaacactgcgtACGTCCAAGTCTTTGTGTGGTCTTTGTATTGAAGTTTCGGGCCTTTGGTAGTGTTCTATTTTCTATTTACTTAACCTAAACTCTAAATGTCTGTTTTTAATACTCCACTACTCCGTGAATAGGATTTGTGTGGAATTTTATGGACAGTATATCATAACAATAAAGGTTGGtcgttatttattaagtaagtaataaaaacacaacattGACTATTCTAAATATTACTGTATGTGTCTACTTTAAATTAGGCATACCTACTAATCGTGTTTTGAAGAGTAATCGTAAATTGGTGAAGATTGAGAAATCGAAATCAAGAAAGTTACAATGGCAAAGTTAGAGTTGTTGCAATCAATTAGCGGCCACAAGGGCATAGTGTGGAATGTATCATGGCATCCTCTTGGAAAAATATTTGCGTCCTGTGGTGAAGATAAAATAATCAAGTTATGGGGGAAGGAAGGAGAAGCTTGGTCAATGAAAACTGTATTAGTGGACGGTCACCAGCGTACCATTAGAGAAGTAGCATGGTCTCCTTGTGGAAATTTCTTAGCATCAGCCAGTTTTGATGGCACCACAGCCGTGTGGGATAAAAAAAGTGGTGTGTATTTCTCAAATCACATAAACATCATAAAAGTTTGAAAATGGGTCTATGCAATGAAACacacataaataaaagtattatattttaacaggTCAATTTGAATGCAACGCCACTTTAGAAGGTCATGAAAACGAAGTAAAGAGTGTTGCTTGGTCACCATCAGGACAGTTGTTAGCAACTTGTGGCAGAGATAAATCTGTGTGGGTTTGGGAAGTTGCTGGAGAAGATGAGTATGTCTGTGAGGCTGTACTGAATGCACACAATCAAGATGTGAAGAAAGTTTGTACATAATTTCATATATGAACATTATTTTGACATAGCGTCAATACCACCACTTAAAAAGTGCTTTTTTTGTAGGTCGCATGGCATCCGTCCTCCGATCTTTTAGCTTCAGCTTCATATGATAACACTGTGAAGATTTACAAGGAAGATCAGATGGACAGCGATTGGACCTGCATAGCAACATTACAATCACACGAATCCACTGTGTGGAGCTTGGCATTTGACAAGTCTGGCAAACGTTTGGCAACTTGTAGTGATGATCGGACAGTAAAAATTTGGCAAGAATATGGCCCAGACAATCAGGAGGGTGTCAACGTCGAAGATAGAGAGTCAATTTGGAAATGTGTTTGTACTCTGTCGGGTTACCATACAAGATGCATTTATGATATCACTTGGTGCACCACAACAGGGCTCATTGCCACCGCCTGTGGGGATGATATCATCAGAGTATTTAAAGAAGCTGATGATTCAGATCCTAGTGCACCtacttttgatttaatttacacaaaacttGATGCTCATTCTCAAGATGTGAATTGTGTTAAATGGAACCCATTAGGGAATCAAGAGCTTGCCTCGTGCAGTGACAATGGTGAAATTAAAATATGGAAATTTACAGAACAGTAGTGAGGCCAGGGAATGAAgcttatatttattaagaaataattatttagttgACACTGTTTAATCAATGAATTTTTGTATAG is part of the Bicyclus anynana chromosome 5, ilBicAnyn1.1, whole genome shotgun sequence genome and harbors:
- the LOC112054853 gene encoding probable cytosolic iron-sulfur protein assembly protein Ciao1 isoform X1 — encoded protein: MAKLELLQSISGHKGIVWNVSWHPLGKIFASCGEDKIIKLWGKEGEAWSMKTVLVDGHQRTIREVAWSPCGNFLASASFDGTTAVWDKKSGQFECNATLEGHENEVKSVAWSPSGQLLATCGRDKSVWVWEVAGEDEYVCEAVLNAHNQDVKKVAWHPSSDLLASASYDNTVKIYKEDQMDSDWTCIATLQSHESTVWSLAFDKSGKRLATCSDDRTVKIWQEYGPDNQEGVNVEDRESIWKCVCTLSGYHTRCIYDITWCTTTGLIATACGDDIIRVFKEADDSDPSAPTFDLIYTKLDAHSQDVNCVKWNPLGNQELASCSDNGEIKIWKFTEQ